A window of the Dehalobacter sp. genome harbors these coding sequences:
- a CDS encoding response regulator transcription factor: protein MKVLIVDDEPAIVDLIKINLELEGFDTCTCYTGQQALMAAPTFAPDLIILDIMLPDISGFEVCKKLQNLSIPIIMLTAKNDIKDKLFGLELGADDYITKPFDSRELSARIKTVLRRINKSVVKEDTNIELGPIVVNTSERQVYIDNEEIVLTPKEYDLLLVLCENQRKVFSRENLLELVWKFEYIGDSRTVDMHVQRLRKKLGKYNFFIKTVFGIGYKFEVQV, encoded by the coding sequence TTGAAAGTCCTTATAGTTGATGACGAGCCGGCAATTGTTGATCTTATAAAGATAAATCTTGAATTGGAAGGCTTCGATACTTGTACTTGCTATACCGGCCAGCAAGCACTCATGGCCGCACCTACATTTGCACCCGACCTGATAATACTTGACATCATGCTTCCCGATATCAGCGGCTTTGAAGTATGTAAGAAGCTCCAGAATCTCAGTATCCCCATAATAATGCTTACTGCAAAAAATGATATCAAGGACAAGCTGTTTGGTCTTGAGCTAGGTGCCGATGACTATATCACCAAGCCCTTCGACAGCAGGGAATTATCCGCCAGGATAAAAACCGTCCTCAGGCGAATTAACAAATCCGTTGTTAAAGAAGATACAAATATAGAATTGGGTCCCATAGTAGTCAATACCTCTGAAAGGCAAGTATATATCGATAATGAAGAAATCGTGTTAACCCCAAAGGAATATGACCTTCTACTGGTCTTATGCGAGAATCAGAGAAAGGTTTTTTCCAGAGAAAACCTTCTTGAATTAGTATGGAAGTTTGAATACATCGGTGACAGCAGAACTGTGGACATGCATGTGCAGAGACTGCGCAAGAAGCTAGGTAAGTACAACTTCTTTATAAAAACAGTATTCGGTATAGGCTATAAATTTGAGGTTCAAGTATGA
- a CDS encoding HAMP domain-containing histidine kinase, which yields MKLKHKIIALNMSALFFMLIILGTIITQITDNYNLRTALKYLETQGNYSAIYIEQYALSKAPNDFEVPSVMNTSANYLASVLKDLVKCRVQIYSSDELLGDSEELSSSKEEIRPEIKETFSKKKAYIITPGKNRILYYAVPVSIGNRYSYSLGFIYDLTEADNMKNNTVRMFVFTGVFLSILLMLGSTIISNRITKPIKMLNEATKQFSEGNFESRAPAVTKDEVGELSTTFNSMADSIKDMITKLSYEKEKQKYFFDNFTHEIRTPLTTILGYTELLWKTNDEEVKDKSLFYITSEGKRMLKMMERLLELSKLKNYSFELNKSDSNLKKLIEDACNSMFYKMKRYDTSCRLDLEDITWKVDPDLFKQVVINLIDNSIKYSKSPIIDISLKKQKGIRFEITDYGCGMDQKNLENVFDPYYKVEQSRNSHNEGWGLGLSIVKEIIEKHGGNIEISSIPGEGTKIVITIA from the coding sequence ATGAAGCTGAAGCATAAAATTATTGCACTAAACATGAGTGCTCTTTTTTTCATGCTCATAATATTAGGAACTATAATTACTCAGATAACAGATAATTACAATCTTCGTACCGCCCTTAAATATCTGGAAACCCAAGGCAATTACTCAGCAATTTATATTGAGCAATATGCGCTTAGCAAAGCTCCTAACGATTTTGAAGTCCCTTCTGTTATGAATACAAGTGCCAACTACCTTGCCTCTGTGCTTAAGGATTTAGTAAAATGCAGGGTTCAAATATATTCTAGTGATGAATTGCTTGGAGATTCTGAGGAGCTTTCAAGCTCCAAAGAAGAAATAAGACCGGAAATCAAGGAGACCTTTAGTAAGAAAAAGGCGTATATAATTACCCCTGGTAAGAATAGAATATTGTATTATGCCGTACCTGTTAGCATCGGCAACAGATATTCCTACTCCCTGGGCTTTATATATGATCTTACAGAAGCAGACAATATGAAGAATAACACAGTAAGAATGTTTGTTTTTACCGGTGTCTTTCTGTCAATTCTATTGATGCTGGGCAGCACTATTATTTCTAATAGGATAACCAAGCCAATAAAGATGCTGAATGAAGCAACCAAGCAATTCTCAGAAGGAAATTTTGAAAGCCGTGCACCTGCGGTTACCAAGGATGAGGTTGGTGAACTGTCAACGACATTTAACTCAATGGCAGACAGCATAAAGGACATGATAACCAAGCTTAGCTATGAAAAAGAAAAGCAGAAGTATTTTTTTGATAATTTCACCCATGAAATCCGCACCCCCCTCACCACCATTCTGGGTTATACAGAGCTTTTATGGAAAACCAATGATGAGGAGGTAAAAGACAAAAGCTTGTTCTATATTACTTCAGAAGGAAAAAGAATGCTGAAGATGATGGAGCGACTGCTTGAGCTCTCAAAGCTAAAAAACTACAGCTTTGAATTAAATAAGTCTGATTCAAACCTTAAAAAGCTTATTGAAGATGCATGTAATTCTATGTTCTACAAAATGAAGAGATATGACACAAGCTGCAGATTGGATTTGGAGGATATCACCTGGAAGGTGGACCCTGATCTCTTTAAACAGGTGGTTATTAACCTTATTGATAACTCTATCAAGTACAGTAAGTCTCCAATTATTGATATAAGCCTGAAGAAGCAGAAGGGTATAAGGTTTGAGATTACAGACTACGGCTGTGGAATGGATCAGAAAAACCTTGAAAATGTATTTGACCCTTACTACAAGGTCGAACAATCCAGGAACAGTCATAATGAGGGCTGGGGCTTAGGCTTGTCTATTGTGAAG
- a CDS encoding M20 family metallopeptidase gives MKNIIEKEIHALREQLSEISDYIGNNPELGNQEFLAVEKLTSFLKAQGFSVETNIIGKPTAFKSEYNSGKAGPTVAFLCEYDSLPGIGHGCGHNMIGTMSCGAAVGLSKVLEKTGGRIVVLGTPAEETDGAKVDMAKKGVFKDIDVAMILHPEDKTYESGSSLAMDALQFDFTGRASHAASSPHKGINALDAVILTFNGINSLRQHVTSDVRIHGIIKEGGKAANVVPDKAIAQFYVRAGKKKYLKEINEKVKNIARGAALMTDADLEISNYEISYDDMNTNQSLSKAFIENLKLAGINEIHPERSSYGSLDMGNVSYVVPAIHPYISISDTSLVGHTSEFRDATLTERAHDALVKGSCALALTGYDVLTDKELLKRIKEEFATIER, from the coding sequence ATGAAGAATATTATTGAAAAAGAAATCCATGCTCTTAGAGAACAGCTATCTGAAATAAGTGACTATATTGGCAACAACCCGGAATTGGGTAATCAGGAGTTTTTGGCAGTTGAAAAGCTGACCTCCTTTCTTAAAGCTCAAGGATTCTCAGTAGAAACAAATATCATCGGCAAACCCACAGCATTTAAGTCAGAATATAATAGCGGAAAGGCCGGACCCACAGTAGCCTTTCTTTGTGAATATGATTCCTTGCCTGGTATAGGTCATGGCTGTGGCCACAATATGATAGGCACCATGAGCTGTGGCGCTGCTGTCGGTCTCAGCAAGGTTCTTGAAAAAACAGGAGGTCGTATCGTAGTACTTGGTACCCCCGCCGAGGAAACCGACGGGGCTAAGGTGGACATGGCCAAAAAGGGTGTATTTAAGGACATTGATGTAGCGATGATATTGCATCCTGAGGATAAAACCTATGAAAGTGGCAGTTCTCTGGCAATGGATGCATTACAGTTCGACTTTACCGGCAGGGCAAGTCATGCAGCCTCCTCTCCTCATAAAGGTATCAATGCATTGGATGCTGTCATACTCACCTTTAACGGAATAAATTCCTTAAGACAGCACGTTACATCTGATGTACGGATACACGGAATAATAAAGGAAGGCGGAAAAGCTGCCAATGTAGTGCCTGACAAAGCAATTGCACAATTCTATGTAAGAGCCGGAAAGAAGAAATATCTCAAGGAAATAAATGAAAAAGTAAAGAACATAGCCAGGGGAGCTGCTCTTATGACTGATGCCGACTTGGAAATAAGCAACTATGAGATTTCCTATGATGACATGAATACAAATCAAAGTCTTTCCAAGGCCTTCATAGAAAACCTCAAGCTTGCCGGCATAAATGAAATACATCCTGAAAGATCAAGCTACGGTTCTTTGGACATGGGCAATGTAAGCTATGTGGTTCCTGCAATTCACCCTTACATATCCATATCGGATACCAGCCTCGTAGGTCATACATCTGAATTCAGAGATGCGACTTTGACGGAAAGAGCCCATGATGCTCTGGTCAAAGGTTCTTGCGCTCTTGCCCTTACCGGCTACGATGTATTGACAGACAAAGAGCTCCTGAAACGGATAAAAGAAGAATTTGCCACCATAGAAAGATAA